The following proteins come from a genomic window of Populus alba chromosome 12, ASM523922v2, whole genome shotgun sequence:
- the LOC118044563 gene encoding calmodulin-binding protein 60 A produces MAQKRQPEEGKPRSDGNNSPDEKRRRFDLKSVVQEVVKMQSVQHLLEPVLEPLIRSVVKEEVELALRKHLANMKRNIGKEIGSSESKSLKLLFANNLSLPVFTGARIEGEEGPVLKVVLMDTLTGKIVNSGPESSSRVEIVVLEGDFDGDEGENWTSEEFKTNIVREREGKKPLLTGDVLLNLKEGICLVGEISFTDNSSWTRSRKFRLGVRAVDNFDGTSIRESKTESFIVRDHRGELYKKHHPPSLFDEVWRLEKIGKDGAFHKRLSRENINSVKDFLTLLFIDPSRLRYILGTGMSAKMWEVTVEHARTCVIDKRIFLYCPPVSQQKTGVVFNVVGQVIGLLSECQYVPLDKLSETEKADAQNLVITAFEHWEQVISFDDETSLVGGSSQVSDVPYTSSSPRTENSCGSKILASQKIEGFDYAQPSASSPDIMSSIYTVGGGSGLDDYALQGIESMSLRYDQTLNFPSQVTNSLICDTDSLVHAFCDEEHLRFFDTDLQTQNLGLETQADLQSAVDSFLLARSTAVAVDKAQRRWAKIFSVLKWFSIRKLVATRKNGVRGIYRY; encoded by the exons ATGGCTCAAAAGAGGCAACCGGAAGAGGGTAAGCCTCGTTCTGATGGGAATAATAGCCCTGACGAAAAGAGGAGGAGGTTCGATTTGAAAag TGTGGTTCAGGAGGTGGTTAAAATGCAATCAGTTCAGCATTTGCTAGAGCCAGTTTTGGAACCGTTGATACGTAGTGTG GTAAAAGAGGAAGTCGAATTAGCTCTAAGGAAACATTTGGCCAACATGAAAAG GAACATCGGGAAAGAGATAGGTTCTTCTGAATCAAAAAGCTTAAAACTGCTGTTTGCAAACAACCTCTCACTTCCAGTGTTCACTGGAGCTCGTATCGAAGGAGAAGAAGGTCCAGTATTAAAAGTGGTTTTGATGGATACTCTTACTGGGAAAATTGTCAACTCTGGTCCCGAGTCTTCTTCCAGAGTGGAAATTGTCGTTCTTGAGGGTGATTTTGACGGTGATGAGGGTGAGAATTGGACATCTGAAGAATTCAAGACTAACATTGTgagggagagagaaggaaagaaaccCCTTCTTACAGGAGATGTACTCCTCAATCTTAAAGAGGGGATTTGTTTGGTTGGTGAGATTTCATTTACAGATAATTCAAGCTGGACAAGAAGCCGCAAGTTCAGGCTTGGTGTAAGAGCTGTGGACAACTTTGATGGTACTAGCATAAGGGAATCGAAGACAGAATCCTTCATTGTCAGGGATCACCGAGGAGAAT TGTACAAGAAGCACCATCCCCCATCTCTGTTTGATGAAGTTTGGAGATTAGAGAAGATTGGCAAAGATGGAGCTTTCCATAAGCGATTGAGTCGGGAGAATATCAACAGTGTGAAGGATTTCCTGACCCTTCTTTTTATAGACCCTTCACGGCTTCGCTAT ATTCTGGGCACAGGCATGTCCGCTAAGATGTGGGAAGTTACTGTGGAGCATGCTCGAACCTGTGTGATTGATAAGAGAATATTCTTGTATTGCCCTCCTGTTTCTCAACAGAAAACTGGTGTCGTCTTTAATGTTGTGGGACAAGTTATAGGATTGCTTTCAGAATGCCAGTATGTTCCTCTTGATAAGCTTTCTGAAACAGAAAAG GCTGATGCTCAAAACTTGGTAATCACTGCATTTGAGCACTGGGAGCAAGTCATATCTTTTGATGATGAAACCTCTCTGGTGGGTGGCTCCTCACAGGTATCTGATGTTCCTTACACCTCAAGCTCGCCCCGGACAGAGAATTCTTGTGGGAGCAAGATTTTGGCTTCACAAAAAATAGAAGGGTTTGATTATGCACAGCCAAGTGCATCTTCTCCAGACATCATGTCATCAATATATACTGTTGGGGGTGGGAGTGGCTTGGATGATTATGCCTTGCAGGGTATTGAAAGTATGAGTCTTAGATACGACCAGACTTTGAACTTCCCTAGCCAAGTCACCAACTCCCTCATCTGTGACACTGATTCCTTGGTTCATGCTTTCTGTGACGAGGAGCATCTACGGTTTTTTGATACAGATCTTCAGACTCAGAACCTTGGTTTAGAAACACAAGCTGATTTACAAAGTGCTGTTGATAGCTTCCTGTTGGCACGCTCTACAGCCGTTGCTGTTGATAAGGCTCAGAGGAGATGGGCGAAGATCTTTAGCGTGTTGAAATGGTTCTCTATCAGGAAGCTTGTGGCTACAAGAAAAAATGGTGTTCGAGGAATTTATAGATATTAG